The proteins below are encoded in one region of Myxocyprinus asiaticus isolate MX2 ecotype Aquarium Trade chromosome 13, UBuf_Myxa_2, whole genome shotgun sequence:
- the LOC127450239 gene encoding serine/threonine-protein kinase/endoribonuclease ire-1-like isoform X1 has protein sequence MEQQQAQFVKTHYADLIRRVNGVLPIADKLKTEKIIHQETYSEINVPYTTSMAKMRVLLEALNTDNAKCAFYELLKAEEPLLVEELEKQGSSSQTSHEVQEAKSYPQNTKAKESERPAMEIITEKKQLSRWNKFTIKYRKKMEKLYEMRESLYNVGNLFFCKNKDYIIGSGGSGTLVYLGFKRDGTEVAIKRITKNPINDKVFENELKHLQKIQSTNQSQYLVKYVDLEEDEDFYYLALHLCDYDLVDYMEDLRQQEKPVREIALKQVVSELLHGLKALHCDDVIHRDLKPRNVLIDAEKHAKLADFGICRKLEEGKTTVYTVRAGTQGWEATEILNQAENGGYKKSSDIQVAGMLVYYIISEGKHPFGELKDREANIKAGKYSLKDVQDIVAKDLIEWMISKEKKERLSIDEVLKHPYFWNDERKVAVLKILGDRKEVQQFKTSENCPELSNAVQKYTEGKSFSDWKSKPLQRWTKIDKNLPENLLGLLRFLRNILVHNEEHFHHVEFCDRFPDFFISLYKLAKHMNWTYLDTERY, from the exons ATGGAACAGCAGC aggCTCAGTTTGTGAAAACACACTATGCTGATCTCATCAGAAGGGTTAATGGTGTGTTGCCCATTGCTGACAAACTGAAAACGGAAAAAATAATTCACCAGGAAACATATTCAGAGATTAATGTACCATATACTACCAGTATGGCTAAAATGAGAGTGCTCTTAGAAGCTCTGAACACTGATAATgctaaatgtgctttttatgaaTTACTGAAAGCGGAGGAGCCGCTCCTGGTAGAAGAGCTCGAAAAACAAG GATCATCCTCACAGACTTCTCATGAAGTACAGGAAGCAAAATCTTACCCTCAAAACACAAAAGCAAAGGAGAGTGAGAGGCCAGCTATGGAAATCATAACTGAGAAGAAACAACTCAGCAGGTGGAACAAATTCACCATAAAATATAGAAAGAAGATGGAGAAGCTTTATGAAATGAGAGAGTCTCTATATAACGTTGGGAATCTCTTCTTTTGTAAAAATAAGGATTATATTATTGGCTCTGGAGGAAGTGGCACACTAGTATATCTTGGCTTTAAGAGAGATGGTACTGAAGTCGCCATTAAACGAATAACCAAGAACCCGATTAATGACAAAGTCTTTGAAAATGAACTGAAGCATTTACAAAAAATCCAGTCAACAAATCAAAGCCAGTACCTTGTCAAGTATGTGGACCTAGAAGAGGATGAAGATTTTTATTATCTTGCACTACATCTTTGTGATTATGATCTAGTGGACTACATGGAAGATCTCCGTCAGCAAGAGAAACCTGTCAGAGAGATTGCTTTGAAGCAAGTGGTGTCGGAGCTGCTTCATGGCCTTAAAGCGCTACATTGTGATGATGTGATACATCGTGATTTAAAACCTAGAAATGTTTTGATTG ATGCGGAAAAACATGCAAAGCTAGCCGACTTTGGCATCTGCCGCAAACTGGAGGAGGGCAAAACAACTGTATACACTGTCAGAGCCGGTACCCAGGGCTGGGAGGCAACAGAGATCCTGAATCAAGCCGAAAATGGTGGTTACAAAAAGAGCTCAGACATCCAG GTTGCTGGGATGTTGGTGTATTACATCATCTCTGAAGGGAAACATCCTTTTGGGGAGTTAAAGGATCGTGAGGCAAACATTAAAGCAGGAAAATACTCCCTTAAAGATGTACAAGATATAGTAGCAAAGGATCTTATAGAATGGATGatcagcaaagaaaaaaaagagaggctGAGCATTGACGAAGTCCTAAAACACCCTTATTTCTGGAATGATGAGAG GAAAGTTGCAGTTCTTAAGATACTGGGTGATAGAAAGGAAGTCCAACAGTTCAAGACCTCTGAAAATTGTCCTGAGCTATCCAATGCTGTGCAGAAATACACAGAGGGGAAAAGCTTTTCTGATTGGAAATCAAAG ccTCTGCAGAGATGGACAAAAATTGACAAAAATCTTCCGGAGAACTTACTTGGCCTGTTGCGTTTTTTGCGCAACATACTGGTGCACAA TGAAGAACATTTTCATCATGTAGAGTTTTGTGATCGCTTCCCAGACTTCTTCATCAGTTTATACAAGCTGGCCAAACACATGAACTGGACATATTTGGATACAGAGAGATATTAG
- the LOC127450239 gene encoding serine/threonine-protein kinase/endoribonuclease ire-1-like isoform X2 — MEQQQAQFVKTHYADLIRRVNGVLPIADKLKTEKIIHQETYSEINVPYTTSMAKMRVLLEALNTDNAKCAFYELLKAEEPLLVEELEKQGSSSQTSHEVQEAKSYPQNTKAKESERPAMEIITEKKQLSRWNKFTIKYRKKMEKLYEMRESLYNVGNLFFCKNKDYIIGSGGSGTLVYLGFKRDGTEVAIKRITKNPINDKVFENELKHLQKIQSTNQSQYLVKYVDLEEDEDFYYLALHLCDYDLVDYMEDLRQQEKPVREIALKQVVSELLHGLKALHCDDVIHRDLKPRNVLIDAEKHAKLADFGICRKLEEGKTTVYTVRAGTQGWEATEILNQAENGGYKKSSDIQVAGMLVYYIISEGKHPFGELKDREANIKAGKYSLKDVQDIVAKDLIEWMISKEKKERLSIDEVLKHPYFWNDERLWFLYLCIYPEL; from the exons ATGGAACAGCAGC aggCTCAGTTTGTGAAAACACACTATGCTGATCTCATCAGAAGGGTTAATGGTGTGTTGCCCATTGCTGACAAACTGAAAACGGAAAAAATAATTCACCAGGAAACATATTCAGAGATTAATGTACCATATACTACCAGTATGGCTAAAATGAGAGTGCTCTTAGAAGCTCTGAACACTGATAATgctaaatgtgctttttatgaaTTACTGAAAGCGGAGGAGCCGCTCCTGGTAGAAGAGCTCGAAAAACAAG GATCATCCTCACAGACTTCTCATGAAGTACAGGAAGCAAAATCTTACCCTCAAAACACAAAAGCAAAGGAGAGTGAGAGGCCAGCTATGGAAATCATAACTGAGAAGAAACAACTCAGCAGGTGGAACAAATTCACCATAAAATATAGAAAGAAGATGGAGAAGCTTTATGAAATGAGAGAGTCTCTATATAACGTTGGGAATCTCTTCTTTTGTAAAAATAAGGATTATATTATTGGCTCTGGAGGAAGTGGCACACTAGTATATCTTGGCTTTAAGAGAGATGGTACTGAAGTCGCCATTAAACGAATAACCAAGAACCCGATTAATGACAAAGTCTTTGAAAATGAACTGAAGCATTTACAAAAAATCCAGTCAACAAATCAAAGCCAGTACCTTGTCAAGTATGTGGACCTAGAAGAGGATGAAGATTTTTATTATCTTGCACTACATCTTTGTGATTATGATCTAGTGGACTACATGGAAGATCTCCGTCAGCAAGAGAAACCTGTCAGAGAGATTGCTTTGAAGCAAGTGGTGTCGGAGCTGCTTCATGGCCTTAAAGCGCTACATTGTGATGATGTGATACATCGTGATTTAAAACCTAGAAATGTTTTGATTG ATGCGGAAAAACATGCAAAGCTAGCCGACTTTGGCATCTGCCGCAAACTGGAGGAGGGCAAAACAACTGTATACACTGTCAGAGCCGGTACCCAGGGCTGGGAGGCAACAGAGATCCTGAATCAAGCCGAAAATGGTGGTTACAAAAAGAGCTCAGACATCCAG GTTGCTGGGATGTTGGTGTATTACATCATCTCTGAAGGGAAACATCCTTTTGGGGAGTTAAAGGATCGTGAGGCAAACATTAAAGCAGGAAAATACTCCCTTAAAGATGTACAAGATATAGTAGCAAAGGATCTTATAGAATGGATGatcagcaaagaaaaaaaagagaggctGAGCATTGACGAAGTCCTAAAACACCCTTATTTCTGGAATGATGAGAG ACTTTGGTTTCTTTATCTCTGCATCTATCCTGAGCTGTGA